The sequence AATGCGAAAACATCTTGCCTGCCTTTGAAGAGTGCAGTGAAAAGGCTTATATTATATTCAGGGATCATAGTAGATCGATTAATGGGTTGGTTTAAAGGCGAAAAGGATACGATGTGAAAATTATAAGGTTGTCTTTTTCGCCTATTATTAGCTCATATGAAATGGGTTAGATAGTGTACCAGGTACCTTTTCCAATTCCATTTTTCTGAAGACGCTTTGTCTCTACCAACATCTCTAAATGTTTTTTAGTGGTATTGCGATTTGCATTGGTTATAGTAACAATATCACTGATAGTTGCTTTCCCTCTGGATTGCACCAATTGTAATATCTGAAGGGATAATTCAGGAAGTTGCATAAGGAGCAGATTTTCCTTTTCAACCTTTGCTTCCAGCCGTCTCTTTTGTCGTTGTAAAGCACGAAGAAAAAATAGCAGCCATGGTTGCCAATCAGGACTTTCACTTTTTAGTGTTCCCTGTGTTTGCCGTAATGCAAGATAATACCCTTCCTTGCTTTGTTCGATCACGGCCTCAAGAGAACTATAAGGAACATAATGATATCCTTCCTTAAGCAGGAGATATGTTGTCAATATTCGGGAAAGCCTTCCGTTTCCATCCTGGAAAGGATGTATTGCAAGAAACTCGACAATAGCCATTGCAGTGACTAATAGCGGGTGCAGGCTTTTTGTCGCATAGGCATCTGTTGCCCATTCAATTAAATCCTGCATACGAATCGGTGTCTCAAAAGGGCTTGATGTTTCAAATACAACCCCGATAGATTTACCAGTGCTATCAAAGGCTTCTACATGATTAGGTGATTTCTTATAACTTCCCCGATGCCAATTATCTTTTTCACTATGTTTTAATAATAGTGAATGCATTTGCTGAATATAGTTTTCAGAGAGCGGGATTTCAGTATAACTCTGAAAGAGCAAATTCATAACAGTTGAGTAACCTGCTACTTCTTGTTCATCTCTTGTTGTAAACTTTTGTATTTCAAGATTGGATAGGAGGGCTTCTACTTGTTTATCAGTAAGTTTACTTCCCTCAATACGAGTTGATGATCCGATACTTTCAATTGTAGCAACTTTTTTTAAGGAAGAAAGTTGTTCAGGGGCAAGTTGCCCCAAAGCACGCCATGCTCCTTTGAACTCATCTATTTCAGCTATTAGTGATAGTATTTCTGGCGTTATGTTTAAGGAAGCGGAATTTATCATACCCATAAATTTACCCATAAATACCCATATAATTGTTGGATACCCATAAAATTATCTATAAATACCCGAAAATAGGATGGGAATTTGATTTAGATATTGAGGCTGAGGTGATTTCTGGAATGGAA is a genomic window of Chitinophaga sp. LS1 containing:
- a CDS encoding Fic family protein translates to MGKFMGMINSASLNITPEILSLIAEIDEFKGAWRALGQLAPEQLSSLKKVATIESIGSSTRIEGSKLTDKQVEALLSNLEIQKFTTRDEQEVAGYSTVMNLLFQSYTEIPLSENYIQQMHSLLLKHSEKDNWHRGSYKKSPNHVEAFDSTGKSIGVVFETSSPFETPIRMQDLIEWATDAYATKSLHPLLVTAMAIVEFLAIHPFQDGNGRLSRILTTYLLLKEGYHYVPYSSLEAVIEQSKEGYYLALRQTQGTLKSESPDWQPWLLFFLRALQRQKRRLEAKVEKENLLLMQLPELSLQILQLVQSRGKATISDIVTITNANRNTTKKHLEMLVETKRLQKNGIGKGTWYTI